In a genomic window of Bradyrhizobium ontarionense:
- a CDS encoding transporter substrate-binding domain-containing protein translates to MPTALSSHVKFLSSAAGAIAGVLVCLGLAAACSDARAQTPAKPPVEAAPQAVPGFWDPRRRPERPDLSRLTVIRFLTETDYPPFNFTGPDGNPAGFNVDLARALCDEIKVTCTVQMRRFETLLDALSSNKGDAIIASMAVTPQMRARLDFSDPYYRAPARFVSRRDAVMTEIRPEYLEGKKIGAVAGTAHEAYLKAMFTDAEIKTYPNEEALRQALRRSEVDFIFGDGISLAFWVNGTDSGDCCAFSGGPFVESRYFGEGVGIGVRKGNDLLRQALNWALFRVWEKGRYTDLWLRYFSISPF, encoded by the coding sequence ATGCCGACCGCCTTGTCATCGCACGTGAAATTCCTCTCATCGGCCGCCGGCGCGATCGCGGGCGTGCTGGTTTGCCTCGGCTTGGCTGCGGCCTGCTCGGACGCGCGCGCCCAGACCCCCGCGAAGCCGCCGGTCGAAGCCGCGCCGCAGGCGGTGCCCGGCTTCTGGGATCCGCGCCGCCGGCCCGAGCGCCCGGACCTGTCGCGCCTGACCGTGATTCGCTTCCTCACCGAAACCGACTACCCGCCGTTCAACTTCACCGGTCCCGACGGCAATCCGGCTGGCTTCAACGTCGACCTGGCGCGCGCCCTGTGCGACGAGATCAAGGTAACCTGCACCGTCCAGATGCGCCGCTTCGAGACCCTGCTCGACGCGCTGTCCTCCAACAAGGGCGATGCGATCATAGCCTCGATGGCGGTCACGCCGCAGATGCGGGCGCGGCTCGATTTCTCCGACCCCTATTACCGGGCGCCCGCCCGCTTCGTGTCCCGCCGCGATGCGGTCATGACCGAGATCCGCCCCGAATATCTCGAGGGCAAGAAGATCGGCGCCGTCGCCGGGACGGCGCACGAGGCCTATCTCAAGGCGATGTTCACCGACGCCGAGATCAAGACCTATCCGAACGAGGAAGCGCTGAGGCAGGCGCTCCGCCGCAGCGAGGTCGACTTCATCTTCGGCGACGGCATTTCGCTGGCGTTCTGGGTCAATGGCACCGATTCCGGCGATTGCTGCGCCTTTTCCGGTGGACCTTTTGTCGAAAGCCGCTATTTCGGCGAGGGCGTCGGGATCGGCGTGCGCAAGGGCAACGACCTGCTGCGCCAGGCCCTGAACTGGGCGCTGTTCCGGGTCTGGGAAAAAGGCCGCTACACTGATTTGTGGCTGCGCTATTTCTCGATCAGCCCGTTCTAG
- a CDS encoding nuclear transport factor 2 family protein — protein MTDATAIAASYIALWNERDATERRALLARHWTADAIYVDPLMRGEGHQAIDALVAGVQQRFPDYTFRLIGSANGHGNYVRFSWELGPEGADGPIQGTDFAELADGRIRHVTGFLDRVPNGA, from the coding sequence ATGACCGACGCAACTGCAATCGCCGCCAGCTACATCGCACTGTGGAACGAACGCGACGCCACCGAGCGCCGCGCCCTGCTCGCACGGCACTGGACCGCCGACGCGATCTATGTCGATCCGCTGATGCGGGGCGAAGGACATCAGGCCATCGATGCCCTGGTCGCCGGCGTTCAGCAGCGCTTTCCCGACTACACGTTCCGACTGATCGGATCGGCGAACGGTCACGGCAACTACGTCCGCTTTTCCTGGGAGCTCGGCCCCGAAGGCGCTGATGGCCCGATCCAGGGCACGGATTTCGCCGAGCTGGCGGACGGCCGAATCCGGCACGTCACCGGGTTTCTCGACAGGGTGCCGAACGGCGCGTGA
- a CDS encoding SCO family protein, whose protein sequence is MPSNATRPLVIVGAFAASLVVGLSLMFLIMGGGRNIAAPAAIGGPFQLTDQSGGVVTEKSLEGRPTLIFFGFTHCPDVCPTSLFEISEVLRAMDKDADGVNAYFISVDPERDNPAAMKDYLSSFDPHLKGLTGDPEVLAKVLTEYRVYAKKVPLKDGDYTMDHTALVYLMDRNGRFVAPFNLKRTPEEAATELKRYL, encoded by the coding sequence ATGCCGTCAAATGCCACCCGTCCGCTGGTGATCGTTGGAGCTTTTGCCGCCAGCCTGGTGGTCGGGCTGTCGCTGATGTTCCTCATCATGGGTGGTGGGCGCAACATCGCGGCACCGGCCGCGATCGGCGGACCGTTTCAGCTCACCGACCAGAGCGGCGGCGTCGTCACCGAGAAGAGCCTGGAGGGGCGGCCCACCCTGATCTTCTTCGGCTTTACCCATTGTCCGGACGTTTGCCCGACCTCGCTGTTCGAGATTTCCGAGGTGCTGCGCGCCATGGACAAGGATGCCGACGGGGTGAACGCCTATTTCATCTCGGTCGATCCCGAGCGCGACAATCCGGCCGCCATGAAGGACTACCTGTCGAGCTTCGATCCCCATCTCAAGGGCCTGACCGGCGATCCCGAGGTGCTGGCGAAGGTTCTGACCGAATACCGCGTCTACGCCAAGAAGGTGCCTTTGAAGGACGGCGACTACACCATGGACCACACTGCTCTGGTCTACCTGATGGACCGCAATGGCCGGTTCGTCGCGCCGTTCAACCTGAAGCGGACCCCCGAGGAAGCGGCCACTGAGCTGAAACGGTATCTCTGA
- a CDS encoding helix-turn-helix domain-containing protein, which produces MSWQATAWAVEQIVGPPARKLLLLVLANYADEHGICWPSQDTLAANTGMSLDTVQRQTKKLQDGGFLTISRPPKRRGQWQTFVYQLHMPSLTRPQNAARSNADIASPDRAECGPAGPQPARKPGRIAVRPKPSIEPSIEPLRARTASEAAERLLAFQGKQEAPEVVQNRIARRLGPEGWLILGELSEAERDRLSALERRHLLDDDLLSEAVSRARLAQRSRTRAAVACGGGSS; this is translated from the coding sequence ATGAGTTGGCAGGCGACAGCGTGGGCCGTCGAACAAATCGTCGGGCCGCCGGCGCGTAAGCTCCTACTCCTCGTCCTGGCGAACTATGCCGACGAACATGGGATCTGCTGGCCTTCGCAAGACACGCTTGCGGCGAATACTGGCATGTCCCTCGACACGGTTCAGCGACAGACGAAGAAACTGCAAGATGGCGGTTTCCTAACAATTAGCCGGCCACCAAAGCGCCGGGGCCAATGGCAAACCTTCGTCTATCAGCTGCACATGCCCAGTCTGACCAGGCCGCAAAATGCGGCCCGGTCGAATGCCGATATCGCCTCCCCTGACCGGGCTGAATGCGGCCCGGCCGGGCCGCAACCAGCCCGAAAACCAGGCCGCATAGCTGTGCGGCCTAAACCTTCAATAGAACCTTCAATAGAACCTCTACGCGCGCGAACGGCGAGCGAGGCAGCGGAAAGACTGCTGGCCTTCCAAGGGAAGCAAGAGGCGCCAGAGGTCGTTCAAAATCGCATAGCTCGGAGGTTGGGACCGGAAGGTTGGCTGATCTTGGGTGAGCTAAGCGAGGCCGAGCGGGATCGGCTCAGCGCATTGGAACGTCGTCACCTGCTCGACGATGACCTGCTGAGTGAAGCTGTCTCGCGTGC
- a CDS encoding AMP-dependent synthetase/ligase, translating to MSAADSLAAVSTLPELWRWRVGLSPDKAAYRHFDPQRGAWASFSWREIDAVVDRWRRALAAEGFGRGERIAILMPNGIAHLAMDQATLSRGLVPVPMHAVDNADSIAYILADSGARLLLVDSDERWAEIAAVGEALPDIRRIVCADVRTARAPGGDPRVIDLQAWLGAHADAEPPHDDPAIDPHDLAAIVYTSGTTGRPKGVMLSHDNVVSNLKAIHQRLAASPDDVFLSFLPLSHTFERTAGYSYPIAIGACVAYARSVKQLSDDLLEVRPTILISVPRIYERIYSLVMHHRAIAGPLERALLDLTLAIGGRRFDAQHGRATTLPAFDRVAWPLLKRLVADKVLARFGGRLHVAVSGGAPIAEPVVRLFLALGLEVLQGYGMTETSPVVSVNTLDDNDPRTVGRALPGIEVRIGTNDELMVRGANVMLGYWRKPEETARVKEPDGWLHTGDQARIDHGRITITGRIKDILVTSTGEKIAPADLETAILTDPLFEQAIVIGENRPFLAAIVVLNAKGWAEQQARLAAHGQRGTDAEAASLLRHIARAVKAYPSYATPKAVHWTLEPWTVQEGLITPTLKNKRPAIERAFAKEIEAIYAKRREAQTPAAVRG from the coding sequence ATGAGCGCGGCCGATTCGCTGGCTGCGGTTTCGACGTTGCCGGAGCTGTGGCGCTGGCGGGTTGGGCTGAGCCCGGACAAGGCGGCCTATCGCCATTTCGACCCACAGCGCGGCGCATGGGCGAGCTTTTCCTGGCGCGAGATCGACGCCGTCGTTGATCGCTGGCGACGGGCGCTGGCGGCCGAGGGATTCGGCAGAGGTGAGCGCATCGCCATCCTGATGCCGAACGGTATAGCGCATCTCGCCATGGACCAGGCGACGCTGTCGCGCGGGCTGGTTCCAGTGCCGATGCATGCGGTCGATAATGCCGACAGCATCGCCTACATCCTCGCTGACTCCGGCGCCCGGCTGCTGCTCGTCGATTCCGACGAGCGCTGGGCTGAGATCGCGGCGGTCGGCGAAGCCCTTCCCGATATCAGGCGGATCGTCTGCGCTGACGTGCGAACGGCTCGCGCGCCTGGCGGTGATCCGCGGGTCATCGACCTCCAGGCCTGGCTGGGCGCCCACGCCGATGCCGAGCCACCCCACGACGATCCCGCCATCGATCCTCACGACCTCGCCGCGATCGTCTACACATCGGGCACGACGGGGCGGCCGAAAGGCGTGATGCTGTCGCACGACAACGTCGTGTCCAACCTCAAGGCGATCCATCAGCGGCTCGCGGCAAGCCCCGACGACGTGTTCCTGTCGTTCCTGCCGTTGTCGCACACGTTCGAGCGGACCGCAGGCTACTCCTACCCGATCGCCATCGGCGCCTGCGTCGCCTATGCGCGCTCGGTGAAGCAGCTGTCGGACGACCTGCTGGAGGTCCGTCCGACGATCCTGATTTCCGTGCCGCGCATCTACGAGCGGATCTATTCGCTGGTCATGCATCACCGCGCGATCGCAGGTCCGCTCGAACGCGCGCTGCTCGATCTGACGCTCGCAATCGGCGGCCGCCGCTTCGATGCGCAGCACGGGCGCGCGACGACGCTCCCGGCGTTCGACCGCGTGGCATGGCCGCTGCTGAAGCGGCTCGTCGCCGACAAGGTGCTGGCGCGGTTCGGCGGGCGGCTGCACGTGGCCGTCAGCGGCGGCGCGCCGATCGCCGAGCCGGTGGTGCGGCTGTTCCTCGCGCTCGGGCTCGAGGTGCTGCAGGGCTACGGCATGACCGAGACTTCGCCGGTCGTCAGCGTCAACACGCTCGACGACAACGACCCGCGCACCGTGGGCCGCGCTTTGCCCGGCATCGAGGTCCGCATCGGCACCAATGACGAGCTGATGGTGCGCGGCGCGAACGTGATGCTCGGTTACTGGCGCAAGCCGGAGGAGACCGCGCGCGTCAAGGAGCCCGATGGCTGGCTGCACACCGGCGACCAGGCCCGCATCGACCATGGCCGCATCACCATCACCGGGCGGATCAAGGACATCCTCGTCACCTCGACTGGCGAGAAGATCGCACCCGCCGATCTGGAAACCGCGATCCTGACCGATCCGCTGTTCGAGCAGGCGATCGTGATCGGCGAGAACCGTCCGTTCCTGGCCGCGATCGTCGTGCTCAACGCCAAGGGCTGGGCCGAGCAGCAGGCAAGGCTTGCGGCGCACGGCCAGCGCGGCACTGATGCCGAGGCCGCATCATTGCTGCGGCACATCGCCCGCGCCGTGAAGGCCTATCCGTCCTACGCGACGCCGAAGGCCGTGCACTGGACCTTGGAGCCATGGACGGTGCAGGAAGGCCTGATCACGCCGACCTTGAAGAACAAGCGCCCGGCGATCGAGCGCGCCTTCGCAAAGGAGATCGAGGCGATCTACGCCAAGCGGCGAGAGGCGCAAACGCCGGCAGCGGTCCGCGGCTAA